In the genome of Silurus meridionalis isolate SWU-2019-XX chromosome 17, ASM1480568v1, whole genome shotgun sequence, the window GTCATcgatccatcatcatcatcatcagcagctccatcatcatcattaccatcatcagtCAGGAGCTAAGGACGGTGCTCCTGTGAAACCGGAACCGCGTGAAGGCAGCCCCGGTCCCGAGCTGGAGGAAGTGGTGTCGGTGGGTCAATCAGTTGGCGGCCGGCGGAGGAAGAGGCCGGTGCAGCGAGGGAAACCTCCGTACAGCTACATCGCGCTCATCGCGATGGCCATCGCCAACTCGCCCGAGAGGAAGCTCACGCTGGGCGGCATTTACCGCTTCATCACCGAGCGCTTCCCGTTCTACCGCGAGAACTCGCGCAAGTGGCAGAACTCCATCCGGCACAACCTGACGCTCAACGACTGCTTCGTGAAGATCCCGCGGGAGCCCGGGAGACCCGGGAAGGGCAACTATTGGACGCTTGACCCCGCCGCTGAGGACATGTTCGACAACGGCAGCTTCCTGCGTCGGAGGAAGCGCTTCAAACGCTCGGACTTCAGCACGTACCCGGCATACGCTCAGAGCGCCGGCGCGTTCGCCTTCTCCCCGAGCCCCGCGGCGCGCCAGGCCTATCCCAACACCCTGTACCCGGCTGTGTCCTCGGGCTACAGCGGCTCCCCGTTACCCGGCTCCCCCCACGGGGCCGTGCTGCACCCTTACCAGACGTCGGCGGGGGTCGCTCACGCGCACCTCCAAGGACAAGGCCGGATGTTCAGCATCGACAACATCATCAGTCAGCAGCCCATTGTGCCCGGCTGCCCTGGATCAGAGCTTCACGTTGGGCTTGGTATCGGAGATCTGACCTCCAGCTGCTCGGTGTTACCCTCCACTGACCCCACCAGCTTCCAGACTCTTAACCACACAAACATGCTGAGCAGAAACAACAGCTCTGTTGTCTCCATGGCATCCTCATCCTCAGCCTCTCCTCCTCACCTGTCATCTTCCACGCCGCCTGCTTTCTCTCTGGGGGGCTACGGCACCGGGGGCAGAGGGTCGCACCTCAGCTCATGCCCCGAGCACGCTGAGCAGCTTCTGGGACTCGCAGGAACCAATCTGAACTTGTACAACAATTCCTATGTGCGACAAACAAACTTCTCATCTGGGCTTGAACGCTACATATAAAATGACCCTATTTGTCACTGAGGTGTTACTCAGGAGAACCATTTGTACCTTGATAATTTACCTTTTGCCTGATTATGGTACCTAAATGTTTTCAGAGAACACGTATCTAACATGAGTAGGTAAAAGATACACACGAAAGGTACCACAC includes:
- the foxe3 gene encoding forkhead box protein E3, which codes for MNLANFSYFSCSMSPAESQPTSPAGAAAVSPQVSLDSPSSIHHHHHQQLHHHHYHHQSGAKDGAPVKPEPREGSPGPELEEVVSVGQSVGGRRRKRPVQRGKPPYSYIALIAMAIANSPERKLTLGGIYRFITERFPFYRENSRKWQNSIRHNLTLNDCFVKIPREPGRPGKGNYWTLDPAAEDMFDNGSFLRRRKRFKRSDFSTYPAYAQSAGAFAFSPSPAARQAYPNTLYPAVSSGYSGSPLPGSPHGAVLHPYQTSAGVAHAHLQGQGRMFSIDNIISQQPIVPGCPGSELHVGLGIGDLTSSCSVLPSTDPTSFQTLNHTNMLSRNNSSVVSMASSSSASPPHLSSSTPPAFSLGGYGTGGRGSHLSSCPEHAEQLLGLAGTNLNLYNNSYVRQTNFSSGLERYI